One Thunnus maccoyii chromosome 14, fThuMac1.1, whole genome shotgun sequence genomic window carries:
- the LOC121912247 gene encoding spastin-like isoform X1, protein MSVKTNASKGKDSSEVIKNHHKLAFEHISKALKIDEDDTGDKEAAAQWYKKGIAELERGIAVEITGQGEQHDRAKRLRDKMVNNLTMAKDRLALLEATLASKRRSDPQKASHHVPPQPKPVPKSQPAVRGVPGNIRPSTAVRPPSRPTDLRVTPRVGKAQNGKQPKKTDMRNFKNVDSKLANLILNEIVDSGASVSFEDIAGQNLAKQALQEIVILPALRPELFTGLRAPARGLLLFGPPGNGKTMLAKAVAAESNATFFNISAASLTSKYVGEGEKLVRALFAVARELQPSVIFIDEVDSLLCERREGEHDASRRLKTEFLIEFDGVQSGGDDRVLVMGATNRPQELDEAVLRRFAKRVYVALPDEETRFTLLKNLLGKHGNPLNKNELTYLAKASAGYSGSDLTSLAKDAALGPIRELGPDQVRSMAASEMRNIKKKDFEDSLKRIKPSVSPATLNMYAKWNKDFGDTTAF, encoded by the exons ATGTCGGTGAAAACAAACGCAAGTAAAGGCAAAGACAGTAGCGAAGTTATTAAAAACCACCATAAACTGGCGTTTGAGCATATATCCAAGGCACTGAAGATCGACGAAGATGATACAG GAGACAAGGAGGCGGCTGCGCAGTGGTACAAGAAAGGGATTGCTGAGCTTGAAAGGGGAATAGCAGTGGAGATCACGGGACAAG GAGAGCAACATGACCGGGCAAAGAGACTTCGAGATAAAATGGTCAACAATCTCACCATGGCAAAAGACAGGCTGGCTCTTTTAG AGGCAACATTGGCATCTAAAAGGAGGAGTGATCCCCAGAAGGCATCACATCACGTCCCCCCTCAGCCAAAGCCTGTTCCCAAAAGCCAGCCTGCAGTGCGAGGTGTGCCCGGTAACATCAGGCCCTCCACTGCTGTCAGACCGCCGTCTAGGCCCACTGATCTGAGG GTGACCCCACGGGTGGGAAAAGCCCAAAATGGAAAACAGCCCAAAAAGACAGATATGAGAAATTTTAAGAATGTGGACAGCAAGCTAGCCAACTTGATCCTGAATGAAATTGTTGACAG TGGAGCGTCTGTGTCCTTTGAAGACATTGCGGGACAGAATCTGGCTAAGCAAGCACTCCAAGAAATCGTCATCCTTCCCGCCTTAAGACCAGAG cTCTTTACTGGCCTGAGAGCTCCGGCACGTGGTTTGCTCTTATTTGGCCCTCCTGGTAATGGGAAAACCATGCTG GCCAAAGCAGTCGCAGCGGAGTCAAATGCCACATTTTTCAACATCAGCGCTGCCAGTTTGACCTCAAAATAT GTGGGAGAGGGTGAGAAGCTTGTCCGAGCGTTGTTTGCAGTCGCCAGAGAGTTGCAGCCCTCCGTCATCTTCATTG ATGAAGTTGACAGTTTGCTTTGTGAACGGAGGGAGGGAGAACACGATGCCTCCCGTCGATTAAAAACCGAGTTCCTCATTGAATTCGACGGG GTGCAGTCAGGAGGGGATGACAGGGTACTTGTAATGGGAGCGACCAACAGGCCTCAGGAACTTGATGAAGCAGTTCTGAG GCGCTTTGCAAAAAGAGTCTATGTGGCATTGCCTGATGAGGAG ACAAGATTCACGCTGCTGAAAAATCTTTTGGGAAAACACGGGAATCCACTGAATAAAAATGAGCTGACCTATCTTGCAAA AGCGTCTGCAGGATATTCAGGAAGTGATCTGACATCATTAGCCAAAGATGCTGCACTCGGGCCGATTAGAG AGTTGGGACCAGACCAAGTCCGAAGTATGGCTGCTAGTGAG ATGCGCAACATCAAGAAGAAAGACTTTGAGGATTCCCTGAAGCGCATTAAGCCCAGTGTTAGCCCAGCGACTCTTAATATGTATGCCAAATGGAACAAAGATTTTGGTGACACAACAGCTTTTTGA
- the LOC121912247 gene encoding spastin-like isoform X2 produces MNGAPPPTLYPVQETYKATKRKRSFLCVENSDCEATLASKRRSDPQKASHHVPPQPKPVPKSQPAVRGVPGNIRPSTAVRPPSRPTDLRVTPRVGKAQNGKQPKKTDMRNFKNVDSKLANLILNEIVDSGASVSFEDIAGQNLAKQALQEIVILPALRPELFTGLRAPARGLLLFGPPGNGKTMLAKAVAAESNATFFNISAASLTSKYVGEGEKLVRALFAVARELQPSVIFIDEVDSLLCERREGEHDASRRLKTEFLIEFDGVQSGGDDRVLVMGATNRPQELDEAVLRRFAKRVYVALPDEETRFTLLKNLLGKHGNPLNKNELTYLAKASAGYSGSDLTSLAKDAALGPIRELGPDQVRSMAASEMRNIKKKDFEDSLKRIKPSVSPATLNMYAKWNKDFGDTTAF; encoded by the exons ATGAACGGAGCTCCGCCTCCAACGTTGTATCCAGTTCAAGAAACATACAAGGCTACGAAAAGAAAGAGGAGCTTTCTATGCGTGGAAAACAGCGACTGTG AGGCAACATTGGCATCTAAAAGGAGGAGTGATCCCCAGAAGGCATCACATCACGTCCCCCCTCAGCCAAAGCCTGTTCCCAAAAGCCAGCCTGCAGTGCGAGGTGTGCCCGGTAACATCAGGCCCTCCACTGCTGTCAGACCGCCGTCTAGGCCCACTGATCTGAGG GTGACCCCACGGGTGGGAAAAGCCCAAAATGGAAAACAGCCCAAAAAGACAGATATGAGAAATTTTAAGAATGTGGACAGCAAGCTAGCCAACTTGATCCTGAATGAAATTGTTGACAG TGGAGCGTCTGTGTCCTTTGAAGACATTGCGGGACAGAATCTGGCTAAGCAAGCACTCCAAGAAATCGTCATCCTTCCCGCCTTAAGACCAGAG cTCTTTACTGGCCTGAGAGCTCCGGCACGTGGTTTGCTCTTATTTGGCCCTCCTGGTAATGGGAAAACCATGCTG GCCAAAGCAGTCGCAGCGGAGTCAAATGCCACATTTTTCAACATCAGCGCTGCCAGTTTGACCTCAAAATAT GTGGGAGAGGGTGAGAAGCTTGTCCGAGCGTTGTTTGCAGTCGCCAGAGAGTTGCAGCCCTCCGTCATCTTCATTG ATGAAGTTGACAGTTTGCTTTGTGAACGGAGGGAGGGAGAACACGATGCCTCCCGTCGATTAAAAACCGAGTTCCTCATTGAATTCGACGGG GTGCAGTCAGGAGGGGATGACAGGGTACTTGTAATGGGAGCGACCAACAGGCCTCAGGAACTTGATGAAGCAGTTCTGAG GCGCTTTGCAAAAAGAGTCTATGTGGCATTGCCTGATGAGGAG ACAAGATTCACGCTGCTGAAAAATCTTTTGGGAAAACACGGGAATCCACTGAATAAAAATGAGCTGACCTATCTTGCAAA AGCGTCTGCAGGATATTCAGGAAGTGATCTGACATCATTAGCCAAAGATGCTGCACTCGGGCCGATTAGAG AGTTGGGACCAGACCAAGTCCGAAGTATGGCTGCTAGTGAG ATGCGCAACATCAAGAAGAAAGACTTTGAGGATTCCCTGAAGCGCATTAAGCCCAGTGTTAGCCCAGCGACTCTTAATATGTATGCCAAATGGAACAAAGATTTTGGTGACACAACAGCTTTTTGA